Proteins encoded together in one Lysinibacillus sp. FSL K6-0232 window:
- a CDS encoding vWA domain-containing protein, with product MSFSQIIFSWTAIIPVIVLLYYFFRKKYTDQTVSSTLFWSEIMQETRVSPYLKHLQKNALLYLQLLALLLLVLALMNPYIKKSTIVGAQTIFIVDTSATMLAGKGTSTFDTHKAEMLTLMDELNGRPVTLITTGATPKAILQQETNSKDIKKAIEDLQVTYETAEINKALDVAQAFVGDTPTSIYVFTDTLDKKQLPMEKDSVKWLVRGAAKDLTNIAITRFAATTDGQTAMALVQLHNDTKKEQKVTLTLHDATNHELVADSVIVPPQETMTKTYKDLPFDKTITAHIDAKDDYAMDNKQTVLLQTTTAKLVIDQSLHQLIQKGFQAINSNLKIVPSLQIADNKDATIITQQAALLEKMEKPLVLFGRDDTEKVTASGTVTITNDALFAFSDLKDIYVSAIYPGFTDYETIASIGEQPFIQRSPKGDIVVLADIADTDWPLHPSFPLFLWSVEQQLSESTASLGIFSPNEQRVVALTQEDWSVYSQQDEFLSSVANGVLTAPQQPGVYTVRSANEEKQLIVQLQAQERMIAQGTSYTLGNISDNGKEEVSKASFVPWLIIIIVVLLVLEWEVQRRRGFTN from the coding sequence TTGAGCTTTAGTCAAATAATATTTAGCTGGACGGCCATCATCCCGGTCATTGTCCTACTCTATTATTTCTTTCGTAAAAAATATACAGATCAGACAGTGTCATCGACATTATTTTGGTCTGAAATTATGCAGGAAACGCGTGTATCTCCTTATTTAAAGCATTTACAAAAAAATGCCTTACTTTATCTACAACTACTCGCATTGTTGTTGCTTGTCTTAGCGCTGATGAATCCCTATATCAAAAAATCAACCATTGTTGGGGCACAAACAATATTTATTGTTGATACTTCAGCAACAATGCTAGCAGGTAAAGGCACATCAACTTTTGACACGCATAAAGCAGAAATGCTGACGCTAATGGATGAGCTCAATGGAAGACCGGTTACATTAATTACAACTGGTGCAACGCCAAAAGCAATTTTACAGCAGGAAACAAATAGCAAGGATATTAAAAAAGCAATTGAAGATTTACAAGTCACCTATGAAACTGCTGAAATCAATAAGGCACTTGATGTAGCGCAAGCATTTGTGGGCGATACACCAACCTCTATTTATGTGTTTACTGATACACTTGATAAAAAGCAATTACCGATGGAAAAAGATTCGGTAAAATGGCTAGTAAGAGGTGCAGCAAAGGATTTAACGAATATTGCTATTACACGCTTTGCAGCAACAACAGATGGACAGACTGCAATGGCACTTGTACAGCTTCATAATGATACAAAAAAGGAGCAAAAAGTGACGCTTACCCTGCACGATGCAACGAATCATGAGCTTGTAGCAGATAGTGTTATTGTGCCACCACAGGAAACAATGACAAAAACCTATAAGGATCTACCATTTGACAAAACAATAACAGCTCATATTGATGCTAAAGATGATTATGCGATGGATAATAAGCAAACAGTTTTACTACAAACAACGACTGCAAAGCTAGTAATAGACCAAAGCTTGCATCAATTGATACAAAAGGGATTTCAAGCAATTAATAGCAATTTGAAAATAGTGCCATCCTTACAAATAGCGGATAACAAGGATGCGACCATTATTACTCAGCAAGCAGCATTACTAGAAAAAATGGAAAAGCCGCTTGTATTATTTGGTCGTGATGATACTGAAAAAGTGACAGCAAGCGGTACAGTGACTATAACAAATGATGCTTTATTTGCTTTTAGTGACCTAAAGGATATTTATGTGAGCGCTATTTATCCGGGCTTTACTGATTATGAAACGATTGCTTCTATTGGGGAGCAGCCATTTATCCAGCGCTCTCCTAAAGGTGATATTGTTGTATTGGCTGATATTGCTGATACAGATTGGCCCTTGCATCCATCATTTCCACTATTTTTATGGAGTGTGGAGCAGCAGCTATCTGAGTCAACAGCATCACTTGGCATTTTTTCGCCGAACGAACAACGTGTAGTAGCATTAACGCAAGAAGACTGGAGTGTTTATTCACAACAGGATGAATTTCTATCCTCTGTGGCAAATGGTGTACTAACAGCACCGCAGCAACCAGGTGTTTATACAGTACGCTCAGCTAATGAAGAAAAACAATTAATTGTGCAATTACAAGCTCAGGAACGTATGATTGCACAGGGAACAAGCTATACACTTGGTAATATTTCTGATAATGGCAAGGAAGAAGTATCAAAGGCTTCCTTTGTGCCTTGGCTTATTATTATCATAGTCGTATTACTTGTTTTAGAGTGGGAGGTGCAACGACGTCGTGGATTTACGAATTGA
- a CDS encoding VWA domain-containing protein encodes MDLRIDMPLALLLLLPLFLYFGWTYFRERQRLKKSHLVVLIMRMVAVGCLVFALAGPYLLLPIKEEQIVYLVDRSASMNGTEDEMVQFIQESLQSKKEQQLAGIYSFSSTLQTEAILSNTLKDVPKLTTITATDQTNIEQTLQLASGIIDPKKATRFVLLTDGNETKGDALAFATKFKGANISVDIVPFSQPVTNDVSLKSFVSPQVAYVGEQQQLVTEVYAMAAGQGELLLYENDELIHREAVELVEGSNVFTYKHAATGEGLVKYEAVVQVGQDAIFENNKLTSVTMVQSEPHLLIVNGYDTASPIAAALGSQGISHHVVAASSLPNELSSYLQYNAIIFDNVPGHLVGEAKMNVIEQAVKNFGVGFTMVGGENSFGLGGYFKTPIEALLPVEMEIKGKEQLPSLGLVIVLDRSGSMSGSKLELAKEAAARSVEMLRDEDTLGFIAFDDRPWEIIETKPLSSKEEAVDTILSVTPGGGTEIYASLAQAYENLADLELQRKHIILLTDGQSQPGNYEDLIAEGKDSGITLSTVAIGQDADANLLELLSEMGSGRFYDVVDEQTIPSILSRETAMISRTYIEDNPFYPTIYNATGWHTLFANGVPQMNAYIGTTAKQGATVIAESEKEDPVLAQWQYGLGKTFAFTSDSTGKWTGDWARWQEWGTFWQTLISQMLPSYNDVAYDVRVESDGSFMITDPTNEAAFLDIVAVNEAGEELATQLETISTSQVRATVQTEPGLIFFRIADEEQAIYQAGLSVPYSAEYELRPVNESLVEELTKQTGGATIKEPQEVFRDFTQKGADRQNIATWLMLAAMLLFFMDITIRRFGWNFLTKPKHKASIPEQQPIQAEDTNVAQLLKGMKKRS; translated from the coding sequence GTGGATTTACGAATTGATATGCCATTAGCATTGTTGCTGTTACTTCCATTATTTCTGTATTTTGGCTGGACTTACTTTCGTGAACGTCAGCGGCTGAAAAAAAGCCATCTCGTTGTGCTTATAATGCGTATGGTGGCAGTAGGCTGTTTAGTGTTTGCACTAGCAGGTCCCTATCTATTATTACCAATTAAAGAAGAGCAAATTGTTTATTTAGTGGACCGTTCAGCCTCTATGAATGGTACAGAGGATGAGATGGTTCAGTTTATTCAGGAAAGCTTACAGTCGAAAAAGGAGCAACAGCTTGCAGGGATATACTCCTTTTCTTCCACACTACAAACAGAGGCTATTTTGTCGAATACATTAAAGGACGTACCAAAGCTCACAACGATAACGGCAACCGATCAAACGAATATTGAACAAACGCTACAGCTTGCCTCTGGAATTATTGATCCGAAAAAGGCAACACGTTTTGTTTTGCTAACGGATGGTAATGAAACAAAGGGGGATGCTTTAGCATTTGCTACAAAGTTTAAAGGAGCCAATATTAGTGTAGATATTGTTCCTTTTAGTCAGCCAGTTACTAATGATGTATCACTGAAAAGCTTTGTTTCCCCACAAGTGGCATATGTAGGGGAGCAGCAGCAATTAGTAACAGAGGTTTATGCAATGGCAGCAGGACAGGGTGAGCTATTATTATACGAAAATGATGAGCTTATTCATCGTGAGGCGGTCGAGCTTGTAGAGGGCTCCAATGTATTTACCTATAAACATGCGGCAACTGGTGAAGGGCTTGTGAAATATGAAGCAGTTGTGCAAGTCGGACAGGATGCTATTTTTGAAAATAATAAATTAACAAGCGTTACAATGGTACAAAGTGAACCACATTTATTGATTGTCAATGGCTATGATACAGCCTCACCAATTGCAGCGGCACTTGGCAGTCAAGGTATATCCCATCATGTTGTAGCAGCAAGCAGCTTACCAAATGAACTCTCTAGCTATTTGCAATACAATGCGATTATTTTTGATAATGTACCCGGCCATTTAGTGGGCGAGGCAAAAATGAACGTTATTGAACAGGCTGTGAAAAACTTTGGTGTCGGCTTTACAATGGTTGGTGGCGAAAATAGTTTTGGCTTAGGTGGTTATTTTAAAACACCGATTGAAGCACTATTGCCTGTAGAAATGGAGATTAAAGGTAAGGAGCAGTTGCCATCCTTAGGGCTAGTAATTGTGCTTGACCGCTCTGGTAGTATGAGTGGCTCTAAATTAGAGCTTGCTAAGGAAGCAGCAGCACGTTCGGTTGAAATGCTGCGCGATGAGGATACATTAGGATTTATTGCCTTTGATGATCGCCCGTGGGAAATTATTGAAACAAAGCCTCTTAGCAGTAAAGAGGAAGCGGTGGATACAATTTTATCCGTTACACCGGGTGGTGGAACTGAAATTTATGCTTCGTTGGCACAAGCCTATGAGAATTTAGCAGATTTAGAGCTGCAACGTAAGCATATTATTTTATTAACAGATGGACAATCACAGCCTGGTAATTATGAAGATTTAATTGCGGAAGGCAAGGATAGTGGAATTACATTATCAACAGTAGCGATTGGGCAAGATGCGGATGCAAATTTACTGGAGTTATTGAGTGAGATGGGCAGTGGACGCTTCTATGATGTTGTAGATGAACAAACAATTCCTTCTATTTTATCTCGTGAAACGGCTATGATTTCTCGTACATATATCGAGGATAATCCATTTTATCCGACGATTTATAATGCGACGGGATGGCATACACTATTTGCTAATGGCGTTCCTCAAATGAATGCATATATTGGAACAACAGCGAAACAGGGAGCTACGGTGATTGCGGAAAGCGAGAAAGAAGACCCCGTATTAGCGCAATGGCAATATGGGCTTGGTAAAACATTTGCCTTTACATCTGATTCAACAGGTAAATGGACGGGTGATTGGGCTAGATGGCAGGAGTGGGGAACATTTTGGCAAACGCTTATTTCACAAATGCTACCAAGCTATAATGATGTTGCCTATGATGTCAGAGTGGAGTCAGATGGTTCGTTTATGATTACAGATCCTACAAATGAAGCGGCATTTTTAGATATTGTAGCCGTTAATGAAGCAGGGGAGGAACTAGCAACACAGCTAGAAACGATCTCAACTTCTCAAGTTCGTGCAACAGTACAGACAGAGCCTGGACTGATTTTCTTCCGCATTGCTGATGAGGAGCAGGCCATTTATCAGGCAGGCTTAAGTGTTCCTTATAGTGCTGAATATGAGCTGCGTCCAGTGAATGAGTCGTTAGTCGAGGAATTAACAAAGCAAACAGGCGGTGCTACGATAAAAGAGCCACAAGAGGTTTTTCGTGACTTTACACAAAAGGGAGCGGATCGTCAAAACATTGCAACATGGCTTATGCTAGCAGCGATGCTGTTATTCTTTATGGATATTACCATTAGACGCTTTGGCTGGAATTTCCTTACTAAGCCGAAGCACAAAGCGTCTATTCCTGAACAACAACCCATACAGGCTGAGGATACAAATGTTGCACAGTTGTTAAAGGGCATGAAAAAACGATCATAA
- the thiW gene encoding energy coupling factor transporter S component ThiW, which yields MPIRKLTIMALLVAIAVAGSTFVSIPTGIARAYPVQHAVNVIGAIMLGPVPTVIIAFVTAIIRIFTGTGSLLAIPGSVIGAVCAALAYKYSHKMWLASVGEIIGTGILASLIAVPYAQLLMGTSVAALFFMPAFLTSSTIGAILGVIIASSLQKTALVRYGKFSLYE from the coding sequence ATGCCCATTCGAAAACTAACGATTATGGCTTTATTGGTAGCAATTGCTGTTGCGGGCTCCACCTTTGTATCCATTCCTACAGGGATTGCACGTGCCTATCCTGTTCAGCACGCAGTCAATGTTATTGGAGCCATTATGCTTGGACCTGTACCAACTGTTATCATTGCCTTTGTGACAGCGATTATTCGTATTTTTACAGGTACAGGCTCTTTATTAGCTATTCCTGGGAGTGTTATTGGTGCAGTATGTGCTGCGCTCGCCTATAAATATAGCCATAAAATGTGGCTAGCTAGCGTTGGCGAAATAATTGGAACAGGTATTCTTGCTTCACTTATCGCAGTACCTTATGCCCAATTATTAATGGGAACATCTGTAGCTGCATTATTTTTTATGCCAGCCTTTTTAACATCCAGTACCATTGGGGCTATTTTAGGTGTTATCATTGCAAGCAGCTTACAAAAAACGGCGCTCGTAAGGTATGGAAAATTCTCGCTTTATGAATAA
- a CDS encoding MFS transporter: MTQQKSNKAALYLLMFNMFITMGSIGIIIPVMPEYLRIFGAAGQVLGMLIATFALAQFVFSPIAGNLSDQYGRKNLIIFGLILSGLAQIGFGLSTDVWMLFVARFLGGLGSAFVAPPIMAFVADVTTYEERGKGMGMLGAAMSLGFMIGPGIGGFLSEVSLHFPFYTAGTAAILAALLSFFLLPSTKPSIVQNKQKQDNLAKQMARSVHMPYFVMLIIMMVFSFGIANFQTTLSLFVTEKFNYTPGDIAIILVVGGAFGVVVQMFVITPLFKRLGEMKVVLINLFVASISIYLILFVSGFALILVVATIFSTATTLIRPAVNTLISKLADNEQGFAAGLNNAYMSLGNMIGPALAGILFDWNMNSPYIFGAIILLACFFIALIWTIKRAPHLMQPDTH; this comes from the coding sequence ATGACCCAGCAAAAGTCCAATAAGGCGGCTTTATATCTTTTAATGTTTAATATGTTTATCACAATGGGGAGTATTGGTATTATTATCCCTGTTATGCCAGAGTATTTAAGAATATTTGGTGCAGCAGGACAAGTTCTTGGTATGTTAATTGCAACATTCGCCTTAGCACAATTTGTATTTTCTCCGATTGCTGGGAATCTTTCAGATCAGTATGGTCGCAAAAATTTAATTATTTTTGGTCTTATCCTATCAGGTCTTGCACAAATTGGTTTTGGACTTTCTACAGACGTATGGATGCTCTTTGTTGCCCGTTTTTTAGGCGGTCTTGGCTCTGCATTTGTAGCCCCTCCTATTATGGCTTTTGTTGCGGATGTTACAACATATGAAGAACGAGGAAAAGGAATGGGGATGCTTGGTGCTGCTATGTCACTTGGCTTTATGATTGGGCCTGGCATCGGTGGCTTTTTATCAGAAGTAAGCTTGCATTTTCCATTCTATACAGCTGGTACTGCGGCTATTTTAGCAGCACTGCTATCATTTTTCTTACTGCCATCAACAAAGCCAAGCATTGTACAAAATAAACAAAAGCAAGACAATCTTGCAAAGCAAATGGCTCGTTCTGTACATATGCCTTATTTCGTAATGCTCATTATTATGATGGTATTCTCATTTGGTATCGCTAATTTCCAAACAACGCTATCGTTATTTGTTACAGAAAAATTCAATTATACACCTGGTGATATTGCCATTATTTTAGTGGTTGGTGGTGCATTTGGCGTAGTTGTTCAAATGTTTGTGATTACGCCACTCTTTAAGCGCTTAGGAGAGATGAAGGTTGTCTTAATCAACTTATTTGTCGCATCCATTTCTATTTACTTAATATTATTTGTGTCAGGATTTGCGCTTATTTTAGTGGTAGCAACGATTTTCTCAACAGCAACTACATTAATTCGACCTGCTGTCAATACATTGATTTCTAAGCTTGCTGACAATGAGCAAGGATTTGCCGCTGGCTTAAACAATGCCTATATGAGCCTTGGTAATATGATTGGCCCAGCATTAGCAGGTATTCTCTTTGATTGGAATATGAACAGCCCTTATATTTTTGGTGCAATTATTTTATTAGCCTGCTTCTTTATTGCGCTAATTTGGACAATAAAAAGAGCACCACACCTTATGCAGCCCGATACACATTAA
- a CDS encoding ABC transporter substrate-binding protein, whose amino-acid sequence MKSLIQATIAILVVSALLFYAADALSAGGGKGGKNTLTIFNWGEYIDPDLLKEFEEETGIHVVYETFDSNEAMMTKIQQGGTAYDIAVPSEYMIEKMKEENLLIPLDKTKLPNLKNIDPYFLDLPFDDNNQYSIPYFWGTVGIVYNPSLVSDLDFTSWEDLWDPSLKRKVFLVDGAREVIGMGLNSLGYSLNSLDDHELRQATDKLITLAPNVKAIIGDEITPLMINNEATVALTWSGQAADMMFENEELDFAVPEEGSNLWFDNMVIPKTSKNIDGAHAFINFMLSADAGARNADYVGYSTPNIAAMDLMDEEVVTDERYYPSEEQRDTLEVYKNLGPDYLGKYNELFLEFKMSIR is encoded by the coding sequence GATGCTTTAAGCGCAGGTGGCGGTAAAGGTGGCAAAAACACATTAACCATCTTTAACTGGGGCGAATATATTGACCCTGATTTATTGAAAGAATTTGAAGAAGAAACAGGCATTCATGTCGTCTACGAAACCTTCGATTCCAATGAAGCAATGATGACGAAAATTCAGCAAGGTGGCACAGCTTATGATATTGCCGTCCCTTCTGAGTATATGATTGAAAAAATGAAGGAAGAAAATTTATTGATTCCTTTAGATAAAACAAAGCTCCCTAATTTAAAAAATATTGACCCTTATTTTTTAGATTTGCCATTTGACGATAACAATCAATATTCAATCCCTTATTTCTGGGGAACGGTAGGCATTGTTTACAATCCAAGCCTTGTGAGTGATTTAGATTTTACCTCTTGGGAAGATTTATGGGACCCTTCCTTAAAGCGTAAAGTCTTTTTAGTGGATGGTGCTCGTGAAGTCATTGGGATGGGCTTAAATAGTCTTGGCTACTCATTAAATTCATTAGATGACCATGAGCTGCGTCAGGCTACTGATAAGCTAATTACACTTGCTCCAAATGTGAAGGCAATTATCGGTGATGAAATCACACCACTGATGATTAATAATGAAGCAACCGTAGCCCTTACTTGGTCTGGGCAAGCTGCTGATATGATGTTTGAAAATGAGGAGCTAGACTTTGCAGTACCTGAGGAAGGCTCAAATTTATGGTTTGATAATATGGTTATTCCAAAAACATCGAAAAACATCGATGGGGCACATGCTTTTATTAATTTTATGTTAAGTGCTGATGCTGGTGCTCGAAACGCTGATTATGTAGGCTACTCTACACCAAATATTGCTGCTATGGACTTAATGGATGAAGAGGTTGTCACAGATGAACGCTACTACCCTTCTGAGGAGCAACGTGATACATTAGAGGTCTATAAAAACTTAGGACCTGATTATTTAGGGAAATATAATGAATTGTTTTTAGAATTTAAAATGAGTATTCGTTAA